Proteins encoded in a region of the Brevefilum fermentans genome:
- a CDS encoding cohesin domain-containing protein produces the protein MKKDKKGWLKWTGISVLLLGVMITAVLASKGLAETVHSGIGPIETLILKESENQTSWSTSIGTLTDGYSVALDGTKPFYKYLDVETLIANPALKVGTYDFYFDHLRVPDGYWAYWAAKGVDENATGDWQAVMWDILNGRTPMFYLEVSAGGSEFHLLDGLLKEAFGDSIPLRVSQDYPLATYHYGGWVTDANDDETYINVQMTFTKEAEVSLRVESPDTWTIDGCGYLDVYIHLANMHDLYALDIALAFDPDILEVVDLILDDPLDPFSEGINLEPVAGWFDAGYWAVNKADNTAGTIQYATTQKRPAEPVSGAGDVAKIRFRAKALAVDTPVAIEKAEFSDRDSFLVGRPVVFTDPAAEITTTFSTDAGLDLDIIRLDASTVQLQWPKPAVNSGIEGYVLHKSKLPYFELGEADFEITTGFDETGDPITYDDEVLGDVIDNWFYALQLTCENDFASPLSWQVGKFEFELFETPTTDFSMIGLIFDNPNLVKAQDLGNHIENNLYTGSVDVLTISTWNPVAQTFTSYVYTTIAPGFDIFSKQAYRVEIDIDGVTSGSVIWAQVGKLPEITPDTYTLYQTATTDFNWILQPLDMVSITNTTQLAEAIEASASGEVEVLSIALWNPVAQSLTSYIRPHSSTTRFGYPYRVEVKIKDGHSVVWPVD, from the coding sequence ATGAAAAAAGACAAGAAGGGTTGGTTGAAATGGACTGGGATATCCGTCCTGCTCCTGGGCGTGATGATCACAGCCGTCTTGGCATCGAAGGGGCTGGCGGAAACCGTACACAGCGGAATCGGGCCGATTGAAACACTGATACTGAAAGAATCAGAGAACCAAACCAGCTGGTCCACAAGTATTGGCACCCTGACAGATGGCTATTCTGTGGCGCTGGACGGTACAAAGCCCTTTTACAAGTACCTGGATGTGGAAACTCTGATTGCCAACCCCGCATTAAAGGTTGGAACCTACGATTTTTATTTTGACCACCTGCGCGTCCCGGATGGCTACTGGGCCTACTGGGCAGCTAAAGGGGTGGATGAAAATGCAACGGGTGACTGGCAAGCCGTCATGTGGGATATTCTCAATGGCCGCACACCGATGTTCTATCTGGAGGTCAGTGCAGGTGGGAGTGAGTTTCATTTGCTTGATGGGCTCCTCAAAGAAGCTTTTGGTGACAGCATCCCCTTGCGGGTGAGCCAGGATTATCCTCTGGCGACCTATCATTATGGCGGTTGGGTCACCGATGCCAATGACGATGAAACTTATATCAATGTGCAGATGACCTTCACCAAAGAAGCCGAGGTCTCTCTCCGGGTTGAATCTCCAGACACCTGGACGATCGACGGCTGTGGCTACCTGGACGTGTACATCCATCTGGCAAACATGCACGACCTGTACGCGCTGGATATAGCGCTTGCATTCGACCCGGACATCTTAGAAGTGGTGGATTTGATTTTAGATGATCCTTTAGACCCCTTTTCAGAAGGCATCAACCTTGAGCCCGTGGCGGGCTGGTTTGATGCCGGCTACTGGGCTGTCAACAAAGCGGATAACACAGCCGGCACAATTCAGTATGCTACCACGCAGAAGCGCCCGGCTGAACCGGTCAGCGGAGCTGGCGATGTGGCCAAAATCCGATTCCGAGCGAAGGCGCTGGCGGTTGACACACCCGTCGCGATCGAAAAGGCCGAGTTCTCCGATCGTGATAGCTTCCTCGTCGGTCGGCCGGTAGTGTTCACAGACCCGGCAGCCGAGATCACCACGACCTTCAGCACGGACGCCGGTCTGGATCTGGATATTATCCGATTGGACGCGTCCACCGTGCAGCTCCAGTGGCCAAAACCCGCTGTAAATTCCGGGATTGAGGGTTATGTGCTTCATAAATCAAAATTGCCCTATTTTGAGCTTGGAGAAGCAGATTTTGAAATCACAACCGGTTTTGATGAGACGGGTGACCCGATCACCTACGATGATGAGGTTTTGGGCGATGTGATCGACAATTGGTTTTACGCCCTGCAGCTCACCTGCGAAAATGATTTCGCAAGCCCGCTCAGCTGGCAGGTCGGCAAGTTTGAGTTCGAGCTGTTTGAGACGCCGACGACGGATTTTTCAATGATCGGACTGATTTTTGATAACCCGAATCTTGTTAAAGCCCAGGATCTCGGTAATCACATCGAGAACAACCTGTACACAGGCTCGGTCGATGTATTAACCATAAGTACCTGGAACCCGGTGGCTCAGACTTTCACTTCATATGTGTATACAACAATTGCCCCCGGCTTTGACATCTTCAGCAAACAAGCCTATCGAGTGGAAATTGACATAGATGGAGTTACATCCGGAAGCGTGATCTGGGCGCAGGTGGGTAAATTGCCGGAGATCACCCCGGATACTTACACCCTCTATCAAACAGCGACTACGGATTTCAACTGGATCCTGCAGCCTCTGGATATGGTTTCCATTACCAATACCACCCAACTGGCTGAGGCGATCGAAGCCAGTGCCAGTGGTGAGGTTGAGGTGTTATCCATTGCGCTTTGGAACCCTGTAGCTCAATCATTGACCAGTTATATCCGACCCCATTCTTCAACCACCCGCTTTGGTTACCCTTACCGGGTGGAAGTTAAGATTAAGGACGGACATTCCGTGGTCTGGCCGGTAGATTAG